The Panicum virgatum strain AP13 chromosome 6K, P.virgatum_v5, whole genome shotgun sequence nucleotide sequence TGATGATCCAGTCGCCAGTACCAGCTACAGGTAATGGCTAGGGTTGGACCCTGATCCAGCTCAGcttgcctttttttttgaataaaaccaGCTCAGCTTGGCTCAGTCTGGCTCGTTAGCCTAACGAGCTAGCTCGGCTAGGCTTGTTAATAGCTAGCCGGCTCATTAGGCTCGCAAGACATGAAAATTTGGGAATATAAAAATTTAGCATTAATAAAGTTTCAAATTTACAAATCCACCATGCATGAAGCATACACAAGTCAGAACCGATCAACAACTTATTAATTACATTAGTTTTAACTTTCAGACTTCTCTCCTAGGAGCAGTCCTAGGCCCAGCGGCCCCTTAGTCTCCTAGGAGCAGGCTGCAAAAAATTGAACAGGTTTGTTAATTGAGAGGAGAGGAAACAAATGGACTCACTCTTGAGCTGGACCGGGGTAATTAGGAAGCTGAGCTGATTATTCGTGAGCTGAATTTGAGTAATTAGGAAGCTTAGGGGACGTTACTTTAGAGGCCGAGCGAGCTTGCAACTTTGCTCAAGCTAGCTCGTTAACGAAACGAGTAAAATAGATGCTCAACTCGTTAAAAAAATCCAAACGAGCAAAAATCCATGCTCAACTCGTTAAAAAAAATCTGCTGAGCCGAGCCGAGTCAACCTGAGCCAGCTGGCAAGTTTTGAACCCGGCGTCCAGCCCTAATAATGGCATGAGATTTGAGCGCTATATAgctcacttttcttttctttttgaaaggCATATATAGCTCACTTTTGATGACTTGTAAAGTTGTAATGGATTTCTCTATTACTCCCCGCGGTGGGAAATACATGTCGTATCGACCACACAGGAATTGGCATGCCGCTATTTCAATTTTCTTGTGGGAAGCGACAAGTTCTGATGGTCGGAGGGAGTACATCTGTTCATGAATGCTATGGAAagtaaaagaagagaaaaatttGACCAATCGAGGTCATCAGATCCTTACCAGGAGTCAGGAGCATACGACAGTCCTGAAAGCAATCTGGGCCGCCTATGTTTCAATATTTGTTGTGAACTTTGGTCATGGCACACAATTTGAGCGCAATTTAGCAAAACTTGGCCACTTTTGGTGACATGTAATGAATTTCTCTTGCATTTTATTTATGTATGCTATGTACATGTGGAAAATATAAGAGAATAAGACCCATCGAGGTCATCACTCCACGAACAGGAGTCAAGAGTATACAACAGTTACGTAAGTAATATGTATGGGGCTAAAACAAAAATAGAACCAGGAGCGTTGTGCTTCATTCATATCATGAGTTTTGACGCCTCATGAGTACCCCGGAACCCTAACAGGCCAAACTCCAATGGGCTAAAACAAATGTAGAGCCTATATCACAAGCAACTGCAGGAAAATGATGCATATGAAGCAACCAGCACAATTATTTTCACCAACTTCCAAGACACGGCATTTTTTACCCTTGTAATTATTCATAAAGATAGTTCCTGTCAAAATTAATGAACATACATAGGTTCAAAACTTCTGGTTTACACTCACAAGTCACTCCACTTCTTTTCTGGGGGTAAACACAGGTTGGACACTACTTTCTTGATGAAAAGCAGGGAACATACAACTCACAGAACAAACTATTGCTGCTTGCAATGCCGTCCTGTGTTTCTCTCGAACAAAACTCCTCCCTGCCTAAGGTTTTCCGCCTCCACTCTAACAGCAAAAAACCTCATCAAGATAATCCTATGCAGAAAAACTAACAGAGAAGTCTGCGAGAACTATTTACCACTGCGCACCAACATGCGACTCCATCCGTTGGTCCTGGTCCAAACGCATTCTTTCAGGCCAAACCAAGTTCAACTTCATCGCAAAGTCCGCCACTTCTCTGCATGTCAAGAACAAGGCTTATTATTTCAGAACAGGGCAGTTTCATGCATGTCAACAGTAGATGGTTTAATAGCGTCCTAAACACAGCCTGAATCAAATGATAGACACAAGCAACAACTCCACATACAGACAGAAGTTGGATCGAATGACGGATAGCAGTATTTTACAGAATCCATGAATTTCCAGCCCAAAAATCATATTTCTTGACTTTCGGGGTCAACAAAATGCTTTACAATTTAGGAATAGACTAATAGGACAAAAAAGGAGCCTACATGCATGCACCCATAAGAAATCTCATGTCCTCACCTATCAATCTCTTCCCTCATTGCAGGATCAAGTCCATCATCGAGTTCAGCATCGTCAAAGGGGTACTCAATATCACCCTCCAAATCTGGCCTTCGGCAAGGAAGCCCAGAAATATTACCACTGTCTGCTTTGTGCGGAACCACACAGCTAGCTCCCTCCTGAACTACCAAAAAAATTATGTAAGGAATACTATATTCTATATAAAGTTACACCCAAGAGAAAAAGAGACTGGAGCTCTAACCTTATTTACAGGTTCAGAGTTCGCTTTTGCGGGGTTCTTAGCTTGATCTTTTCTTCTTTTAGTCTTTCTCTTATTTTTAGCAGCTTTCCCGCCCCTGGAATCTGTAAAATGGTTACATGAAACCTAAGaattttttaacaaaaaaaaacaaagaactcATGGAAGAAGTTCTTGTGTTGCATGCTTTTGCTGGCTTGTGGACGTTAGGGGAATAGATTATCAATCTTACAGCAGACTAAAATAATCACATGCTCCTGCAGTGCCTAGTTCAAATTTCCTTTAATCTAATGAAGCAGTCTACCAATAAATATTGTATTAAACTTGATGGAGAAAATACCACCATAAACCCTGACTCTACAAAAGGTCGTGACAAGATAATATTGTTATGCTTAACCCACAAATAATCATATACATCCACTTTAATGTCAGTGCCAAACTACTGCTAAAACTGCTATCAAATTCATGTGTAGTAGCTTAATATGTTCAGTCCGGgacaaaatttttgttgtggTTTTATGACTGCTCAATATTAAACAGCACAGAAAGTAATGGTCAAATGGTGAACAGATTAAATTCTAGTGCATTTTTTTGCCATTATACTCAAATATTTACAATTTTTCTCTAAAGAAACCAAAATAACTTATAATTGCTGGAAAACACAAAAGGTTTATTCACTGTAGGACATCATTTTGTGCAATGGACACTGGACAGGATACCAAACGTAGTGCAAACACGGAACACCAGATATTTTTGTAGTTTCTGTGGCAAAATGCTTAAATATTCAATATAATCACTAACCTCCATCACCATTTATAAAACAAAGTAATTCATCCAAAGATCTCTCATCCTTTTGCTCTTCCTGTGTTTGAACATCCTGAAATAAAGCGAACGTCAGAAACCAACATAAAACTAGAACACATCCAGGTCAATGAGGGAAATATCATTGAACACACTGCATAGATTCAGCCATAAATACCTTCAGTTTCTGGCGCTCCTGGAGTTCTTTCCGCTTCTTTGCATACAACCGGTTCAATAAACGAATTGTAGGATCATCATTTATATTTTTTAGTGGCTCCAATTTCTCTTCCTGAGTGACAATAAGTTTTCACAAATAAGTATTGGAAGTGTCATtgtctcaaatgaaaaaaaaatctgcttTATCTCTCTGCTCTTGTGATGATGTTTGGTTTTTGAACTCCAGAGGGGTGAATTATAATCAGAAGATCAAATGAGCTTTTCATATCTGAGAATATAAATGGTACTCTTACCTCTGTCAAGTCATCTGGTAAATGAAATATATCTCGAACTTCATCGGGTGTCTTTCCTCCTATGATTCGAGCAAGTGCTCCACAAGTAAGATCAACTAGTGGCCTTAACTGTAGACCGAGGGCTGCAGAAGCCAACTTGCAGAGTTTTTCTGTGTCTATCCGGACAAACTTTTCATCGAATGACTTGCGCTCCTGCAAATTAAGGAAATCCCTACTAAGATATGTTGGAGAAATTATAGTCCAAAAAAAATCTTCAAGAAAATTACAAACTGTTGCAAACCTTGTTTGAGCGTCCAGGGACCTGATGAAACCGACAATAGTCAAGAATCAAACTCAAGCTTGCCGGATTAACTCTTTCTGGGAGGACAATAGCATGATTTTTAGATGATCCTGTCCCATTTTTCACTATTTCCCGACATATCATAGGACAGAACATCGCAACTTCCTCCTCCACTTGCTGTATGGAACCATCAAAGCACTGAAGCCATATATAAGTCTTCAATGCCTGTTAAGAGTTCACCAATAAACTTGAATTAGGCCCAAACCAGATATATGGATCCAACTTTTTACCTCTGATTAGCAGAAAACAAAAAGGTCAAAATTAAGGTGTGCAAAAGGGAATGTACCTCTGGTTTTATTACTGCTAACTCGCTCTCTGACATGATTGCCCAATGCCAGATAAATAATGATGCTAATAAAACCAGATACAAGGGGGAATTTACAAAGAATTCCTTTCAAGGTATACAACCACCACTGGAATCTCCAATGTCAGGCAACTAGCTGAGAAAACTTTATCCTATAGAACAAATCTTGGTAATCCTTTTTCACCTTCAGATCAAACAATAAGGCATAAAATTTAGCTTCAACCTGTGATTAACCTGCAGTAGAGAACAAGGCCAAGATGCATAACTGGAGGAAGCTTTTGCCTACAATGGATGAATAGTAACAGTAAAATGAATGACCACAGCATAGTAAAAACTGTGAGAAGATATCCGACAGGAGTAACCAATTTCAGGTAGACATTCAATGTCCAAACCATTTCTACTGAAGTTGTGAGCAGTCAAAATTGCATGATGCAAATTAAGACAATGCCGGTAACAAGAATATAAAAGAAACAGAGTAATCTTTATTTCAAAATTAATCTAAATGTGAAGGCAATTGTTTCACTGATTTAAAGAAGTACTAATGCTTAATGAGTTGAGTACCAAATAAGGGACAGAAAGAAGCCATCGTTGCACTCAGGGTAAAGCTATGTAGGGCCAAGGTGGTGCAGATACGCCCAAATCATCGATGAATCGTACTGGTTACCAGCTCATTTTGACTATTTATTACCTCCCAACCCCTTCTTTACTGCAAAGGCATGTTTCCAGCATCAGCCGTACTACGGCCCAGTCAGCCACGTTGCTCCACCCAACATCTTGGTGCACAAAAAAGCAGAATGTGTCATGCATTTCCGCTTACATCTGAGCTAGCCCCCAGTGCCATGTGTCGCCTTATGTTTCTATTTATGTATAAGAGCACATATACAAGTAGTTGTCAAATGGGCAGTGTTACATGGGCACAGGAGTTGGGTGTCGGCTTCCGACCCGGGTGCAGGTGTCTGATTCGGCAACTTTTTCAGGGACATGCCACGAACCCATTTGGAATCCGACACGGGTGCCGGAATCCGACATACTGACATAGTTGTCCAGGTAGCAATGCTTGTCGCAATCTGTGATTTTCAAAAAGTTCATATTGCCGGTTACGTATAGGGCTATCTGTATCCCTTAATACTACAACACCAGTGGCGCATCCTCCGGGTATCGGCCCTAGCTTCCCCCCTGATTGAATAGCGAGGCACAAGTGATAAATGATCCCGAACAAAAATTGAGTAGCGACCAGCAAAGCGGGCAAACAACAATCAAACAGGGTCGGGGCACAAAGGACGGAAGTCATGCCCCCAAAATGGCCGCAAATCTCTCCGCAAGGCGGCGGTAGTTCCGGTAACCAGATTCCGGGGCCCTGCCAACCCCCGGGGCGCGTACCAATCCGCATCCAGCCGGAATGGACAAGCCTCAGCGGGTGGAGGGAGGCGCCCACCCGCACGCAATCGCAGCCCCGTGGCAGcgaaatgggggggggggggactaaACCCTAACTGGAAATCGGCGCCCGCGGGGAGCGATTGCGAGGCGATTCCCAGCCAACCCGAGGAGGGGCGCGCGAGGAGGAAGTGGGGGGCCgtacctgcggcggcgcgggagggaggGCGCGGGAACGAGGAGGCTCCGAAGagagacgaggcggcggcgcggtggcggcggcgaggatagAACGGAAGGGTCGGTCGGCAATGGCTTGACATGACGTGGTGTTGGGTCCAACCGATCGTAACGGCGCCCGCGGGCCTGTGGGCCATCAGCGGACGGGCGAGCTTGGCCCACCACCAGGGTGGGCCGCAACTTTAGCGTGATGCTGGGCCGCCGGTTGTCGAATTTCATAACGATAGGTATTGTTGCGAAAGGGTCGGTAGGCTATTGTTTACAAGAGCCTCGGTAGCACTGAGGTTCTCGGTTCGACTCCTCATGGGAGCGAATATTTTGAGATTTAACGGCGTTGTACATTCATTGGTAGGCGCGGCgcttgtggtgacttcgtcaatcttgaggatttgccggctcaatCTTCGAAGATGcacataggggtagggtttgcgtatgTGTGTTCATAGAAGTGTGAGTCTGCAtgtgttgtgagtgtctgagttgtactgtgtaatctaaaaaaataataataggtaTTGTTTGCTCattatttatttaaatttaaatttaaatgccACGCGCCGCGCGATATTGCTTCACCACGCCACTTGCTAACCAAAATCATAAAACAGGGGGGGGGGATGCTTGGATGCCCAAACAGAAAAGGTAATATTTGCGTGcagcttgttcttcttctccaggTAAGGTAATAGCTGTCTGTTCGCCCCTTGCACAAACATCATTTTTTTCCAGTGGTATAAAGATCTAGTACATTCCGAAGGTATTCTTGTGCACAAGAAAATAAAGTATTCCAACGCCAGTTTTAGTAGTTGATCGTTGATCGGGAGTGCTAGTGTTGAGTTTGGATCCAGACAGTGATTCGGTCGATCACTTTTGACTCCCGCCGTGCCGACAACACATTTCATTTCTATGTAACGCTAATTTTGGTCGGGCGCCAGCGAACGGTTTGGCAATACCAGTAAGCAATGCCAAGGAAGCCTAAAAAACTCCCAGCAAACACTTTGCTGACTCGGAGTAAGCACTACCGGCTTTACCAAGCGCAATGGGCACTTGGCAAAGCTGAAAAGCTCCCAGAAAAGCCTTTGCCGACTCGGCAAAAAATACACGGCAAATAGTTGGTCGACAAAGAgccttttgccgagtgccaaaataAATACTCGGCAAAGAATTTtccaaaaaataagaaaatcaattttaaaaatagtaaaaaagTATTTTAATTTGAGAAGGACCCTATTGACCAGCCACTTGCCGTAGCAATTTTCACGCACTTCGCGGATGGTGGGATTCAAAACCACGACCTCGGCTTTGCATGTTCCCTCCTTTAACCACTGCACCACACAAGTCTTTATATCTATATACCATACCGGTTCCTGTTATTCTATACTCAGCCGGTATTAAAATGACTATTTGAAGCGCTAAATGAATCCAGATGAAAAAGTTATAAACTACAAAAATTTCTTAATTTTTGTACAACTTCCATTTTGGTTGTTTCCCCATCCGAGGTCTTactaaatttaaatttcaaatttgagaaattgAAATGTAGTTTTCGCTGACAAGAtgatttcaaaataaaaagttgtcaactacaaagtttcataactttttgAGATATATAACTTTCATTTTGGCTGTTTCCCCATCCGATGtactttaaaaaaaatcaaatttcaaatttgagcaGTTCAAGCATAATTTCCGTTAGCAAGATGATTTCAAATCaaaaagttgtcaactacaaagtttcataacttttcgagatctacaactgtCATTTTGGCTATTTCCCATCTGAGGTTgtttacaaaatttgaatttcaaatttgaaaaatacaaaCGTAGGTTTCGTTGGCAAAactaattcaaatttaaaagtgttcaactacaaagttgtccAACTTctgaagatctacaacttttttttcatcatttgtTCATCTGATATAGAGATAGTAACGTTGTTCACAAATGTTATATATCTATTTTCTAGTTTCAGAAAACTATACAAGAGATCTAGATTTTATGAACAACATTACTATCGCTTTGTCGAATGAAGAAATgatcaaaataaaagttgtatatCTTGAGAAGttatacaactttgtagttgaatactttttcatttgaattaATTTACTGCTTCAAAATATACTTTGAAGTTgttatttgccgagtgctttttgtttagcactcggcaaagttatttttgccgagtgtcttttgcccagcactcggcaaagaagctctttgccgagtgttgaaTTTCAGGCACTTGGCAAAAGTATATTTTGCCAagtataaaagaaaaaaaacactcggcaaaggccatATTTGTCCAGTGCTTTTATTTTGCCGAGTATTTTtggcagcactcggcaaaaagaatgtttgccgagtgcccagtggaatgcacatggcaaaccATTAGGCACTCGGCATTGGTTTTCCGGTCGTGAAGGGGTTGCATCTAAATGTGCTCTTAAGATAAGTACATTACTACATGTTAATAATTTTATAGGTTATCTCCTACAGTTGGACATCAAATTTTTATGATATGAAGAAGAGAGGGGAGAAGAGACTGCCTCATCAACTAAAATTAAGGATTATGAGATCGCTTTCTCATCATTGTACAAGCTATTGTTGTCATATTActcaaaatattatttttttcactCAAAATACTATTGCGAGACAAAAAAATACCACCTATTATAGATAAAGGTGTATGTTGTCTGTTAAGTCATCTTAAGATTATGTGCTATTGTATAAGATTGCCTATGTTAGACGGCTCTAATATACTTGCTCTTATGGTACGGTTTGTTTATGATTTTGATTGGCCAAACCAAAGGAATTTGGCGCTATTTCGATGTGTGGCTAAAAATTAGAGCGTGGGGCGTGGGCTAACTTAGCATCTGACCTACAAGCGGGCCCCACGTGTTAGTAGGCCCAACTCAGCGTTTCTACCCATCTCAGCATACCACATGGCTAAAAATGGTACGCAAAACCAACTATGTGGGCTAAGTACACGGTTTTGCAAAGTTGGAGAGGTTAAATAGTCCAACCATAATTTTTTTGGAGGGGGTGTgggagggggcggggggggggggggacggtgTAGATTTCTTCCCATATATATGTTCCACTGTTTTCTCCTTTCCACAACCATGTACAGTGcaagcttttcaaaaaaaaaacaaccatGTACAGTCAGTAGAGTGTACAATATTTGTTAAGAGCAGAAATACTCAAATTACAAAAACAGATACACATACAAAATGAGAAGAAGTAAATCTCTGTATTGTATTGATCAGGACGTGAAGTCCTTTCGGAAAGCAACCACCAGTGGCGGTTCCTGGTGTTGATCACCTGTAATAAATGATTCACAATAGTTCTATCACTAAACTTCTATACATGATCGCTAATGATTTTCATATTCCCATACACTACTACATAAATGCTTTGTAGGGgcagaaaaaaatatatttgtagGAATGGGCGCAGTACCCGCTCCTACCTCTTGCAGCTAGAAATGGTGCCTGTAAAAGCGGGTAAGGCGCCGGTCCCTACAAATaaatttctaggggcgggtcacggcgtcacccgcccctactaactgatttaaaaaataaaaaattacccGCACCGGCCGTCCGGCGCTAGGTCGCCACCCCGTGTCCGGCCGTGCATCCCGCCGCCGCTTATCCCGCC carries:
- the LOC120711763 gene encoding SKP1-like protein 21; this translates as MSESELAVIKPEALKTYIWLQCFDGSIQQVEEEVAMFCPMICREIVKNGTGSSKNHAIVLPERVNPASLSLILDYCRFHQVPGRSNKERKSFDEKFVRIDTEKLCKLASAALGLQLRPLVDLTCGALARIIGGKTPDEVRDIFHLPDDLTEEEKLEPLKNINDDPTIRLLNRLYAKKRKELQERQKLKDVQTQEEQKDERSLDELLCFINGDGDSRGGKAAKNKRKTKRRKDQAKNPAKANSEPVNKEGASCVVPHKADSGNISGLPCRRPDLEGDIEYPFDDAELDDGLDPAMREEIDREVADFAMKLNLVWPERMRLDQDQRMESHVGAQ